One Aegilops tauschii subsp. strangulata cultivar AL8/78 chromosome 7, Aet v6.0, whole genome shotgun sequence genomic window carries:
- the LOC109753223 gene encoding uncharacterized protein isoform X4 has protein sequence MSVNQKKLLWDLRIHHFVIKLPSYDCGRELTMVFEAEDISMRSKDRVDDDSQTQDNNYFLDYMSKKTSTCFSDSLLPGLQLDDLYNHFEVSLTGFEVKVLMASRHDITSTLVKLDASIVLGLCIFLDEPMLKQLEVASIVRSANIYFSRTMYSAVVNLSTYLKESNLVGSNTSVDTKTNGPNKPALNMSASLKLDKLSLRVDLEDNGKECSLITVSVGDIDIRYAVWELSELWIITKMVEITSTDLKNKSNSHVLCSSGNYKTSTCVDLTGFPESFAAEACLKLHYRTHKYNDQIHHVYQLNLNDVDLHVHPSVFGQIKKFLSNLDAVSPGGSAVVSSMDQSSMKPKAANAKFPKLSLADICGAGSTSFGGVSVDHFPFLHADIISNFGCLETRDVQALDITPSNGYSAPELSSNVQCKTEHSNCSSNSLNNTNNVSTTVLDLSLVSVRTHFHESCGILATLTVPESIATFSLVDATSWDLLLSAKDILLASPWTSPSVSEVLWGTYSHGNSNVLNVRVKKDLSALSTEVCIATQNVCCVLPTKLLAMIIGYFLLDDWDPMVEEHHSVASNNLECSGELHDSITYTIEICDCVILFPIENQELFCIKLGVPYFFCEFIPTGISAEFVKHIPKEFFSSECTLSSRVDVISLCSRDASISLVFLNEKTKFIPKLDEDMPARIHPLVEKLDAGIWIQVPCKTLSCSEQPLLATFIMSKISKCNLISEDLYFMDGMETVFRITDELTSIVKESKMYEGNARQFLERRRSNEESVESNEPINITISIKDLVVLFGHSKDKELPLEKVATANLEFDVSAVMVNEKPEHVDMDIVSLALHSSGGHTLVSIVSDGPSSPILIKFTKHHAGRDEILITVPFFEIWLYLVDWDIIINHFHSCIGKEDNSLHAGHPAASPHFSSSAMSSFLESESQDNSYLVVTCESIAVVVHVPIWEKEQNENSNYPRVDGNSGSYLIHHADDTQSNERRGCKFVTLTFESKHFVVMLGESWVKFKCDLDRVKVILEMIQVSKGASVPFMHISKIKAGGYIHQSETDMLHLSVDLQAEYMDISFSHQIFSFWRSIELRFPKSSSSASSFCSVTLKAGLRKGSLLLNDGRWSSHGPVIETLVKNLSLQFSQMGVETEVSAFVDFLINYNNIDKVMWEPFIEPSSFQLNILRKCADHALDVSPITEVSLNSSKQLNVNISEPLIEAIFRLSEMITDSLNPSSGGDLREDPGIVRLSRDDVHTRRYAPYILSNDTSLPFSFKVYRGAVNSDDIDSFSIVDENSVPAGYSVPIFVEETLDEFFFQHREARSSEHLIEKWMSAVSHYMISIEFDGTSGSSKPMSIDLVGIYFFEVNFSSSKKPILGEESLEAFGSGRKGSHHDGLIVPVVLDVSLQNYSKLVRVYSTVILFNATSMPLELRFDIPFGVSSKVIGPILPNKEIPLPVHLSEAGQIRWHPVGRTYLWSETHSLSSLLSRESRVGFMKSSVCYPSHPSNDPFRCCVSVEEYTVPSSSSAQKGQYCTDHLNAQPILGNTAPRASKQVLTRTHFIRQVRLSTPLLIKNNLPVCVSLTIDNGGVAHQVSLKEVGTASIYFVDPSNDLGITFHIQDYRSVTIKFPRVESFSNGATSNGLKFSLIETIAFYSNVSKCPFNVMLEKATDAHSGARELCLSVPFLLYNCTDLLLTVTEISYERSGSTLLIPCSFELDGHTRHVLGKNGLSLVSEDPSIQHFASKMPQLDFIDGRSSHSNRRVANNSEHVQKECDGEAKAYMFAPAGHTPPTELSVKLNASVPNSGTETTRRDWSSPFLLVPSSGSTSLTIPQSSTSSAFLIAVTSVPVSTELFGRTKAIAFQPRYVICNACSNDMFYKQKGTRFSKHLSSGQHSFLHWADTARELLVSIRFDGPGWQWSGSFFPDRLGDAQVKMRNSASGVSNMVRVEVQNADIDMHSKKIAGRNNSTTGTILILLSDDKTGFVPYRIDNFSLEKLRIYQQRCESIETIVYPYTSCQYAWDEPCYPHRLIVEVPGERSLGTYSLDVLSDDVHVALPSTPEKAERKFGISVHAEGAIKVLSIIDSNCHNMDTKEAGVLGSREPKDADHKQEIELNFTEVIKIHLPFMGISLISSSPQELLFASAKDMTFVAMQSLDQQRITVEIPSMQIDNQFSDSPYPVMLSFEGSHKGKSINFLKSKDTKLKSLNESRSSNTPEPVLRFAAVKWRTKDTSFLSYQRINISVAPFCLELEERLVLSMIDFFRSVSSRVHFGLLEKSVDSSILCGATDIFGEYAKISKNLSDKPQSSYTVDTDQDNGLLPSVIPIGAPWQQIHLLARKQKKVYIELFELTPVKLTFSFTSTPWLNRNEGVSDPSTSFNNSTAIQRGLMALIDVEGVPVHLGEIMVENLMASWQSIQDILVRHYSRQLLHELYKVFGSAGVIGNPMGFARNVGFGLKDFMSASRKGKLQSPVELLNGIAQGSKNLIGSTVYAVSSATSHFSKTAYKVLSELQFDHWKLRSPEVMGSHSSWKFVMQGLVAFTYDEQTASKLDERDRQLGLHGEGVLNGFLEGLTGLLQSPIRGAEKHGLPGVISGIAMGTAGLVARPMASILEATGRTAQSIRNRSNPHESNRLRVRFSRPVARDRPLFPYSWEEAVGVSLLLQADCGRLKDETFVVCKILREPAKFLVLSEKLLLLVSSRYLVDLGSPQFAGVPPDPQWAIETEMNLKSIVHLDRAQEVVNIVGSNGETSPRDKRGRSRDIALSSAFIPLFHFSVELPSIEDAEGTLQFLMALIEKGKARRWDKNILHRSNIC, from the exons ATGTCTGTGAACCAAAAGAAACTTCTCTGGGATTTAAGGATTCACCATTTCGTCATAAAGCTACCATCATATGATTGTGGAAGAGAACTTACTATG GTTTTTGAGGCTGAAGATATATCCATGCGATCCAAAGATAGAGTTGACGATGATTCTCAGACACAAGATAACAATTATTTTCTTGATTACATGTCGAAGAAAACTTCTACTTGTTTTTCTGACAGCCTGCTACCTGGGTTGCAATTGGATGACCTATATAATCATTTTGAGGTTAGCCTCACCGGATTCGAG GTGAAGGTGTTGATGGCTAGTAGACATGATATAACCTCTACACTGGTCAAACTGGACGCTTCTATTGTCCTTGGATTGTGCATATTCTTGGATGAACCAATGCTGAAACAATTGGAG GTTGCTTCTATTGTGCGATCTGCCAATATCTACTTCTCTCGGACAATGTACAGTGCTGTTGTTAATTTGTCTACCTATCTGAAAGAAAGTAACCTAGTTGGAAGCAACACTTCCGTTGATACCAAGACTAATGGGCCCAATAAACCAGCCTTAAATATGTCTGCATCTCTCAAGCTGGACAAACTGAGTTTAAGGGTTGACCTCGAAGACAATGGCAAGGAATGTTCACTCATCACTGTTAGTGTTGGAGATATTGATATCAG GTATGCTGTGTGGGAATTGTCAGAACTTTGGATCATCACCAAGATGGTTGAAATTACTTCCACTGATCTGAAGAACAAATCGAATTCACATGTGCTATGTTCATCAGGAAACTACAAAACTAGCACTTGTGTAGACTTGACAGGTTTTCCTGAAAGTTTTGCTGCCGAGGCTTGCTTAAAGCTGCATTACAGGACTCATAAATATAATGATCAAATACATCATGTGTACCAGTTGAACTTAAATGATGTTGATCTGCATGTTCATCCGTCTGTATTTGGTCAGATAAAGAAGTTTTTGAGCAATCTTGATGCAGTATCTCCAGGTGGCAGTGCTGTTGTGTCCTCAATGGACCAGAGTTCCATGAAACCTAAGGCAGCCAATGCCAAATTTCCTAAGCTTTCATTGGCAGATATCTGTGGAGCAGGGAGCACATCATTTGGAGGAGTTTCTGTTGATCACTTTCCCTTTTTACATGCTGATATCATATCTAATTTCGGATGTTTAGAAACTCGAGATGTTCAAGCCTTAGATATTACACCTTCAAATGGTTACTCCGCACCAGAGCTTTCAAGCAATGTACAATGTAAAACTGAGCATTCTAACTGTTCATCTAACTCACTGAATAACACAAATAATGTCAGCACAACCGTTCTGGATTTATCACTTGTTTCGGTTAGAACACATTTCCATGAATCATGTGGTATTttagcaacactcactgttcccGAGTCTATAGCAACATTCTCACTGGTAGATGCAACTTCATGGGACCTATTGTTGTCTGCTAAAGATATATTGCTCGCTTCACCGTGGACATCACCAAGTGTCAGTGAGGTACTCTGGGGAACTTATTCACATGGTAATTCTAATGTACTCAACGTCCGTGTCAAAAAGGACTTGTCTGCCCTCTCAACTGAAGTATGTATTGCAACCCAAAATGTTTGTTGTGTATTACCAACAAAACTGCTGGCAATGATTATTGGATATTTTTTATTGGATGATTGGGATCCTATGGTGGAAGAGCATCACTCTGTGGCAAGTAACAATCTTGAGTGTTCCGGAGAATTGCATGACAGTATCACCTACACAATTGAGATATGTGATTGTGTTATACTTTTTCCTATTGAAAATCAAGAACTTTTTTGTATAAAACTTGGTGTTCCATATTTTTTCTGCGAGTTCATTCCAACTGGGATTTCAGCAGAATTTGTCAAGCATATTCCCAAAGAATTCTTCAGTTCAGAATGTACTCTTTCCAGTAGAGTTGATGTCATCAGCCTATGTTCAAGAGATGCATCCATATCACTTGTATTCCTGAATGAGAAAACAAAATTTATCCCGAAGCTTGATGAGGACATGCCTGCAAGAATACACCCTCTTGTGGAGAAGCTTGATGCCGGCATATGGATTCAAGTTCCTTGCAAAACACTATCCTGCTCCGAGCAGCCTTTGTTGGCCACTTTCATTATGAGCAAAATATCAAAATGCAATTTGATTTCTGAAG ATTTGTATTTTATGGACGGGATGGAGACAGTTTTTCGTATTACTGACGAGTTAACTTCAATTGTCAAAGAAAGTAAAATGTACGAAGGCAATGCCCGTCAGTTTTTAGAACGTAGAAGATCCAATGAGGAGAGTGTTGAATCTAATGAGCCTATTAATATTACTATTTCTATCAAGGATCTGGTGGTTCTCTTTGGTCACTCAAAAGATAAAGAATTGCCATTGGAGAAGGTTGCCACTGCAAACCTTGAGTTTGATGTTTCTGCTGTAATGGTTAATGAAAAACCTGAGCATGTTGACATGGATATTGTCTCTTTAGCTCTACACTCATCTGGTGGCCACACTCTTGTCTCCATAGTTTCTGATGGGCCATCATCTCCTATTCTAATCAAGTTCACAAAGCATCATGCTGGGCGAGATGAGATATTAATTACTGTACCCTTTTTCGAGATCTGGTTATATTTAGTTGATTGGGATATCATTATCAACCATTTTCATTCCTGCATAGGAAAGGAAGACAACAGTTTGCATGCGGGGCATCCAGCAGCTTCACCTCATTTTTCAAGCTCTGCAATGTCATCATTTCTTGAATCAGAATCACAAGACAATTCTTACTTGGTGGTAACATGTGAAAGTATTGCtgttgttgttcatgtacctatCTGGGAGAAAGAGCAAAATGAGAATAGCAATTATCCAAGGGTTGACGGGAATTCTGGTTCTTATTTGATCCACCATGCAGATGATACTCAATCCAATGAACGAAGAGGTTGCAAATTTGTCACCTTAACTTTTGAGAGTAAACATTTTGTGGTCATGTTAGGTGAAAGCTGGGTGAAGTTCAAATGTGATTTAGATAGAGTAAAAGTAATACTGGAGATGATCCAAGTGAGCAAGGGTGCCTCTGTTCCGTTCATGCATATATCTAAGATTAAAGCTGGTGGCTATATTCATCAATCAGAAACTGACATGCTACATCTTTCTGTTGATCTACAAGCAGAATACATGGATATTAGTTTTTCACACCAGATATTTAGTTTCTGGCGTAGTATAGAACTCAGATTTCCTAAATCGTCGTCATCAGCTTCCTCATTTTGTTCTGTGACATTGAAGGCGGGATTAAGAAAAGGTTCTCTCCTGCtaaatgatggaagg TGGAGCAGTCATGGGCCTGTTATAGAGACGTTGGTGAAGAACTTGTCACTGCAATTTAGTCAAATGGGTGTTGAGACTGAAGTTTCTGCTTTTGTTGACTTTCTGATAAACTACAACAACATCGACAAG GTTATGTGGGAACCTTTTATAGAGCCCTCAAGTTTTCAGTTAAACATACTTCGAAAATGTGCTGATCATGCACTGGATGTATCTCCCATTACTGAGGTGTCGCTAAATTCAAGCAAGCAGCTTAATGTTAATATATCAGAGCCCTTGATCGAG GCTATCTTCAGACTTAGTGAGATGATCACAGATTCTCTTAATCCAAGTAGTGGAGGTGATCTTCGAGAAGATCCTGGGATCGTGAGGTTAAGCCGTGATGATGTGCACACCAGGAGATACGCACCATATATTCTCTCAAATGACACATCACTGCCATTTAGTTTCAAGGTGTATCGTGGTGCTGTTAATTCAGATGACATTGATAGTTTCTCTATAGTAGATGAGAATTCTGTGCCGGCAGGATATTCTGtcccgatatttgttgaagaaactCTAGATGAATTCTTCTTCCAGCACAGGGAAGCACGATCATCTGAACACCTCATCGAGAAATGGATGAGTGCAGTCTCACACTATATGATTTCCATTGAATTTGATGGGACTTCCGGGTCCTCTAAGCCAATGTCAATTGACCTTGTGGGCATTTACTTCTTTGAAGTCAACTTCTCTTCAAGTAAGAAGCCAATTCTTGGTGAGGAAAGCTTGGAAGCATTTGGATCTGGTAGAAAGGGTAGCCATCATGATGGATTAATTGTGCCTGTTGTACTCGATGTTTCCTTGCAGAATTATAGCAAACTTGTACGAGTTTACTCAACG GTCATACTCTTCAATGCAACATCAATGCCCCTTGAGTTGCGGTTTGATATACCATTTGGTGTTTCTTCaaag GTAATCGGGCCAATTCTTCCAAACAAAGAGATTCCCCTGCCGGTTCATTTGTCTGAGGCTGGCCAGATTAGGTGGCATCCTGTTGGCAGAACTTATTTGTGGAGTGAAACCCACTCCTTATCAAGTTTGCTTTCACGTGAAAGCAGGGTGGGTTTTATGAAATCATCTGTGTGCTATCCTTCTCACCCTAGTAATGATCCATTTCGCTGCTGTGTATCTGTTGAAGAGTACACTGTCCCTTCATCTAGTAGTGCCCAGAAAGGTCAGTACTGCACTGACCATTTGAATGCACAACCAATTCTTGGAAATACTGCTCCAAGGGCTTCTAAGCAGGTTTTAACAAGAACACATTTCATCCGGCAAGTCCGACTTAGTACACCTCTTCTCATAAAGAACAATCTCCCTGTGTGTGTATCTTTGACAATAGATAATGGTGGGGTTGCACATCAGGTTTCACTTAAGGAG GTGGGTACCGCCTCTATTTATTTTGTTGACCCCTCCAACGATCTTGGAATCACATTTCATATTCAAGATTACAGATCCGTGACCATAAAGTTTCCCCGTGTGGAATCCTTCTCTAATGGAGCCACATCAAATGGCTTGAAATTCTCCTTAATAGAGACGATCGCGTTCTACTCAAATGTGTCGAAAT GTCCTTTCAATGTTATGCTGGAGAAAGCAACAGATGCTCATTCTGGTGCAAGAGAGCTGTGCCTTTCCGTGCCATTTCTTTTGTACAATTGCACAGATCTCTTGCTTACAGTCACAGAAATCAGCTATGAGAGGAGCGGGTCCACCCTTTTGATCCCGTGCAGTTTTGAGTTAGATGGGCACACAAGACATGTGCTTGGGAAAAATGGCCTTTCTCTTGTTTCAGAAGACCCATCCATACA GCACTTTGCAAGTAAAATGCCACAGTTGGATTTTATTGATGGACGCAGCTCTCATTCAAACAGAAGAGTTGCAAATAACAGTGAGCATGTGCAGAAAGAATGTGACGGAGAGGCTAAAGCTTATATGTTTGCTCCTGCTGGACATACACCTCCAACTGAACTTTCAGTTAAGCTGAATGCATCTGTACCTAATAGTGGAACTGAAACAACTCGACGAGATTGGTCGAGTCCATTTCTCCTTGTCCCTTCCAGTGGTTCAACGAGTCTCACTATTCCACAATCATCTACTTCTAGTGCCTTCTTAATAGCCGTAACATCTGTACCTGTTTCGACAGAACTTTTTGGGAGGACAAAGGCTATTGCTTTCCAGCCGAG ATATGTAATTTGTAATGCATGCAGCAATGATATGTTCTATAAACAAAAGGGAACAAGATTTTCTAAGCATTTGAGCTCGGGACAACACTCTTTTCTTCACTGGGCTGATACAGCCAG AGAGTTGCTTGTCTCGATTCGATTTGATGGGCCAGGATGGCAATGGTCTGGTAGCTTTTTCCCTGACCGCCTGGGAGATGCCCAAGTGAAAATGAGGAATAGTGCCTCAGGTGTATCAAATATGGTTCGAGTGGAAGTACAAAATGCTGATATAGACATGCATAGCAAAAAAATTGCTGGAAGAAACAATAGTACTACCGGTACAATACTGATTCTGCTGTCTGATGATAAGACTGGTTTTGTACCTTACAGGATTGACAACTTTTCGCTCGAG AAACTGCGGATATATCAGCAGAGATGTGAATCTATTGAAACAATTGTATATCCTTACACATCATGTCAATATGCCTGGGATGAACCTTGCTATCCTCACCGTCTTATTGTTGAG GTTCCTGGGGAACGGAGTTTGGGTACATACAGTCTGGATGTTCTCAGTGATGATGTTCATGTGGCCCTACCTTCCACACCTGAG AAAGCCGAAAGAAAATTTGGCATCTCGGTGCACGCGGAGGGAGCAATAAAG GTGCTCAGTATTATTGATTCAAATTGTCACAACATGGACACAAAAGAAGCAGGTGTCCTTGGATCAAGGGAACCAAAGGATGCTGATCACAAACAGGAGATCGAGTTGAACTTCACTGAAGTTATCAAAATACACTTACCATTCATGGGCATATCTTTGATAAGCTCTTCTCCTCAG GAATTGTTGTTTGCTTCTGCCAAGGATATGACGTTTGTTGCCATGCAGAGCTTAGATCAGCAGAGGATTACGGTTGAAATACCAAGTATGCAAATTGATAATCAATTCTCTGACAGCCCATACCCTGTCATGCTGTCATTTGAGGGAAGTCACAAGGGAAAATCGATTAATTTTTTGAAGAGTAAAGATACCAAGCTGAAATCTCTAAATGAGAGTAGAAGTTCTAATACCCCAGAACCTGTGCTGCGGTTCGCTGCAGTAAAATGGAGAACTAAAGATACATCATTTCTTTCGTATCAACGTATAAACATCAG TGTAGCACCTTTCTGCCTTGAACTTGAAGAACGACTTGTCCTGAGCATGATTGACTTTTTTAGATCCGTTTCCTCTAGAGTGCATTTTGGTCTGTTGGAGAAAAGTGTAGACTCAAGTATTTTATGTGGTGCTACTGATATTTTTGGTGAATATGCAAAAATTTCAAAAAACCTGTCAGACAAGCCCCAAAGCTCCTACACAGTGGACACTGATCAAGACAATGGACTGCTGCCGTCTGTTATCCCGATTGGTGCACCATGGCAACAGATACACCTATTAGCCAGGAAACAGAAAAAAGTATATATTGAATTGTTTGAGTTGACTCCTGTCAAGTTAACTTTCAG TTTTACTAGCACTCCATGGCTCAATAGGAATGAAGGTGTCTCAGACCCCAGCACAAGCTTCAACAACAGTACTGCAATTCAG AGAGGCCTTATGGCTCTCATTGACGTTGAAGGAGTACCAGTTCATCTAGGAGAAATAATGGTAGAAAATCTTATGGCAAGTTGGCAATCCATCCAGGACATTCTTGTGAGGCACTATAGCAGGCAGTTGCTTCATGAACTCTATAAG GTTTTTGGCTCTGCTGGCGTTATAGGGAATCCTATGGGTTTTGCCAGGAATGTTGGATTTGGCTTAAAAGACTTTATGTCTGCCTCAAGGAAAGGGAAATTGCAG AGTCCTGTTGAGCTATTAAACGGTATCGCACAAGGTTCAAAAAATCTTATTGGCAGTACGGTTTATGCAGTCAGTAGCGCCACTTCTCACTTTAGTAAAACTGCCTATAAGGTATTATCTGAGCTCCAGTTTGATCATtggaaattacgctctccagaaGTCATGGGCTCTCATAGCTCATGGAAATTTGTTATGCAGGGCCTTGTTGCGTTTACATATGATGAGCAAACCGCTTCCAAACTGGATGAACGGGACAGACAGCTAGGTTTGCATGGGGAAGGAGTACTGAATGGGTTTCTAGAG GGTCTGACTGGGCTCCTCCAATCACCAATCAGAGGTGCTGAGAAACATGGTCTTCCTGGGGTTATCTCAG GTATAGCAATGGGAACAGCTGGGCTTGTGGCTAGGCCTATGGCCAGTATTCTTGAAGCCACAGGCAGAACTGCACAGAGCATAAGAAACCGAAGCAATCCTCATGAATCCAACCGCCTGCGTGTCCGTTTCTCGAGGCCTGTGGCCAGAGATCGCCCTTTGTTCCCATACTCCTGGGAAGAAGCAGTTGGAGTATCTTTGCTTCTCCAAGCTGATTGTGGCAGGCTGAAGGACGAAACATTTGTCGTGTGCAAGATACTCCGGGAGCCCGCAAAGTTCCTTGTGCTTAGTGAGAAACTGCTGCTGCTAGTCTCAAGCCGGTATTTGGTGGATTTGGGGTCACCCCAGTTTGCTGGTGTTCCTCCTGACCCACAGTGGGCGATTGAAACTGAGATGAACCTGAAATCTATTGTTCATCTGGACAGAGCTCAGGAGGTAGTGAACATTGTTGGGAGCAACGGCGAAACATCGCCAAGGGACAAAAGAGGCAGATCAAGAGACATTGCCCTGAGCTCAGCCTTCATCCCACTATTTCATTTCAGTGTCGAGCTGCCAAGCATCGAAGATGCAGAGGGCACGTTGCAGTTCTTAATGGCACTTATTGAGAAGGGAAAGGCAAGGAGATGGGACAAGAACATCCTTCACCGAAGCAACATTTGCTGA